Genomic window (Brevinema andersonii):
TGGATCAGGAAAATTAATGTTTATCTCTTCAATGGAATATGCTGGCATCATAGAAAGTGCTGTTTGTGCATCTGTATGGAATAAACGAAAATTAGTGATATTTGTTTTTTTAAGCCTATGATAGGCTTTACTAATACGCTTGTGTGAGACATCAATACCAATCCATAATACTTCTGAGTTTTCAGGACAACGAGATAATAAGTAATCTCCGTGACCGCAACCAATATCTAGATAAGTTTTGTCATAGCCTGTGAATAGTTGAAACAAATCAGTATTTGAAGACAGAATATATGAATCACGGTCTGGCATTATTTTTTTATAATTTGAGGAACAATAATATAGTTATCATCAAATTCCGGAGCATTACGTTTGATTTCTTTGGTAGTCAACCCATCTTGAGCAATATCTTTTCTCATCGATAAAGGAGCAGAAATAGAACGAACAATCGGTTCCTGATTTTCTACATCAATACTAGCGATTGTTTCCACAAAATGTAATATATTATCCATACTATCAGTGAGTTTTTTTCGTTCTTCTTCTTTAAGCTCTAGGTGTGCCAAACGAGCAATATGATTAATATTAAAAGACATATAATTCTCCCAGTGAATATGGATATAATAAAATGTTTATAAGAATTTTGCAAATTTTTATAAAAAAGTTTTTTAATAAATCGCACAATTTGATCAGTTTTGTGCATAAAATTCCGATATTGAATAAGTTATTTAATCTATTATAAAATATAAAGTAAAAATAAAAAAATGCTTAAATTTGTGCGATTTTTTCCAAATTTGAATAAATTATCAAAAAAATCGCACAAATTGTTCCTTGTAAAATCCATGTTTTATAGGCTCTTGATTTTTGTTTTAAAAAAAAATATAATACTGAATCGTAATGAAAATTTCGTAATAAGGATT
Coding sequences:
- the trmB gene encoding tRNA (guanine(46)-N(7))-methyltransferase TrmB, whose translation is MPDRDSYILSSNTDLFQLFTGYDKTYLDIGCGHGDYLLSRCPENSEVLWIGIDVSHKRISKAYHRLKKTNITNFRLFHTDAQTALSMMPAYSIEEININFPDPWLKTKQWKNRLFKPSLIADILRVLKSEGSLSFVTDIQEYAEHVVQQLGLFPYWYSLYQPAIQVNLFKTFPTLFYRKMSPLRPISYLRFKKI
- the gatC gene encoding Asp-tRNA(Asn)/Glu-tRNA(Gln) amidotransferase subunit GatC, with the translated sequence MSFNINHIARLAHLELKEEERKKLTDSMDNILHFVETIASIDVENQEPIVRSISAPLSMRKDIAQDGLTTKEIKRNAPEFDDNYIIVPQIIKK